Proteins from a genomic interval of Lolium perenne isolate Kyuss_39 chromosome 1, Kyuss_2.0, whole genome shotgun sequence:
- the LOC127335594 gene encoding pectinesterase inhibitor 8-like: protein MIKAPSSSPMAFAAAAAALVFVSAWGGADATIESTCRVAAAGDRRVDVAFCTRQFLAFNGAADADDWGLAKTAALVGISLGDDAIFDLTHGKLFPPPADKKAEAAMDVCVKAYDQVGLAFAKTSDELRSRRCAPAKEQVARVAALVQRCDAGLAKVGLASPLPKYSADCLQTAIIAIAITNLIK, encoded by the coding sequence ATGATCAAGGCGCCCAGCTCCTCTCCCATGGCCTTTGCCGCGGCGGCcgcggctctcgtcttcgtgtcgGCGTGGGGCGGCGCGGACGCGACGATCGAGAGCACTTGCCGGGTCGCGGCGGCCGGCGACCGGCGCGTGGACGTGGCGTTCTGCACACGCCAGTTCTTGGCATTCAACGGCGCGGCGGACGCGGACGATTGGGGCCTGGCCAAAACGGCGGCGCTCGTCGGCATCAGCCTCGGGGACGACGCCATCTTCGACCTCACCCACGGGAAGCTCTTCCCGCCGCCCGCCGACAAGAAGGCCGAGGCGGCCATGGACGTGTGCGTGAAGGCGTACGACCAGGTGGGGTTGGCCTTCGCGAAGACCTCCGACGAACTCAGGTCACGTCGGTGCGCGCCTGCCAAGGAGCAGGTGGCGCGCGTGGCGGCGCTCGTGCAGCGCTGCGATGCCGGGCTCGCCAAGGTCGGCCTCGCGTCGCCGCTGCCCAAGTACAGCGCCGACTGCCTGCAGACGGCCATCATCGCCATAGCCATCACCAACCTCATCAAGTGA